ATATCGTCTACCATAGCACAAAGTAACAATAAAAACGTGATTAAAAGCTAAATCTTGATGGGCTTTAGCCAATCgcatcatcaattgcagTCATTGGCCCATGTTAATGTGTTACGCAAGACATTGGTCCGTGAGATGTAATTATCCTTTTTTagttttttttattgttgttaaaCACACACGAGGGCAGATCAGAACAGATTTATGTTTATTGGTGGGAAGTGTGAGAGTGGGGTGGGGTGTGGgtcaatttccaaagttgCGGTGAAAATGGAACATGTCACAAAAAGCAATTCATCTCCGAGTCTCCAAtcaatttttaatttttgacGCCGGAATACCACCCACAAACCCATGACTACTATTACACTCTCCTTTTGTTATCACTCCCTAActctattgtttttataCTTTTATGGAAGTTAATCTCCGTTCAACATATAAATACTTTTCATTCTCCcttttatttgaaattcaactCATTATCTTCTTCTCTATAACCACATAGTTCTACTTATAAAAAAATGGCAGGCCAACAATTCCCCACTGATGTTAAAGCTAAATATGTCCCATATGACAATGAACATTCAGAGATCTTGAAAGCTGGTGCTCCAAAACCACTTGATTTGGCAGAAGAGTTAAAAGATGGAACTGTCGTGGTTACTGCTATTCCTGGAGCCTTCACTCCAACCTGTTCCCTTAAACATATCCCAGATTATATCAAAAGCGTcgataaattgaaaaaaaagggCGTCAAGAGAGTTATCGTTTTGGCGGTAAATGACCCATTTGTGTTATCGGCTTTTGGTAAAGCGGTTGGTTACAAAAACGAGGAGAactttgtcatttttgCTACTGATCCAGAAGGTCAAATTTCAAGTCAATTGGGTGAAGACTATGTCTTAGATTTGAGTAATGCAGGTTTGGGAAAGAGATTACAAAGGTATGCTGCTATTGTTAAAGATGGTGAGATTTACTATTTAGCTAATGAAGATGGCGGTGATTTCACAGATAAGTCAAGTGCTGAAACATTACTTGACAAGTTGTAAGAGTGATGTTGTTAATAGATTATTAAAATACAAAAGCATTGTCGTTATCGCTGGTTTTATCACACTCTACCCGGCATTTGAATAGATCTTTAGAAAGGTGTGTGATTTGGCACCCACTGTAGTTGAAACAGTTAAGATCTTGATTATCCTACCCAAAGTCAAACCCCTCAACTGTCATTTCTTGACATATAGCGTCTAACCCTTAGagttgtggtggtggtaggAGGTGGTACTCGTCGTAGTCCAACGGAGGTAAGTCAGTCGACCTTACGTCATTTTTGTATAATCCCACACGACCGTGTGCCTCATTGAACTCGAAAGAAATTTCCTTTGACATTAAACGCCATAGCCAGAGGATCAACTCAAGGACAAtacatacacacacacaatAGGTTTCAATTCTAGTCGTATCTGGTCAACAAATGAGTGAgacaaaagatttgaacCAGTTGACCGTTTCGGAAAGGTTTCAACTTGCGAGGGGAAGATACGAAGacataaacaacaacacaacagATCGACAAGATTCACTTGAATATCAACAACGTCTACAAGATCTTATTACTGAATTTGAGCTAATTTTACAAATCGTTCAGTCTCTTGCATTGTTTAGTGACAATGAACGACTACTGGAACTCACCACGTCTTATATTCCTTATTTGAATCTATGGTTTTATTTGTCTCAGTTGTATTCTAAACTTCAATTAAAACAAGGCACAATATCGCTTGATTCCAAACTGGGTTATCTAAAATTAGCTAAACTGTATGCTCTTGAGTTTCTCaccaatttacaaaattacCGAATCTTAGATCAAGATCAAGCACAACGattgaaactttttgatAAGGGGGAGGAGATTATCATGTCACCTCAGTTGAAAAGACAGGAGAAGATTGATAATTATAAAAAggaacaacaattgcatcacCAATTAGCAGTATTGACTGATTTGAAACATGATTTAAATGAAAGATTTGAAGACGAGACATTGAAAGCAATATATATTGATCAGTTGAAATTTCACATTTTGAAagcatttgattcaattggattGATTACAATGGAGTTGGAAGTGCTTTCAAACAGGCCACCACCAGGTTCGACAAACTCACACGATGCAACTGCTGAGAATGATGGTAGAGTAGCCAACTCCACAACAGATCTGACTGGATTTACtacaaaaattgaacaacgCCCAGCTAAACAGATTTCGGACTTGATTTCCAAACAAGGCAAAGTTCTTCAACCATTTACTATAACATCTAAATCACAATTACGTAATCGTGTTTTTGGTACTGGCCAAGTATTACCATCAATGACGGTTGAAGAATATTTGGATTATGAATTGGCTAATGGGAAAATGATGAAGGAAGAAGTTAAAGACGTAAGCAAAGGACCTGATTAtgaaagtgatgaagatgatgaagcCCAATTAGAGAAAAGGCGGTGGGATGATTGGAAAGATGAAAATCCAAGAGGTGCTGGAAATATGAAGGCAAATATTGGATAAAGGGATAATCCAAGGAGGTTATACTCTATTATAAGGCTTATATACTTGTATACATATGCATATATCAACTACTTTTATTCTAATGTGGATAAATCAGTTTCTAAATTCTTCATCCATTCCAAATACTCAATTTGGATTCTGTTTGCGGTGATAATCAGCGAAGATGAGGATGACTCTGCATCCAGGGCACTATTGAAAAACCATtgatcatcaacatcatcgaatgatttcaaattattcaatATAAGTAAATACATTTGCAATACTTGAAATTTGCTTGCCTTGTCAATTGTCgtgatttcatttttatATCGTTGGATAAATTGATACAATGCCTCGCACGAACCTCGTTGATCGCCTAGCTGGGATCTTGTAGTACAACATCCAAATAATCTCCATGAGGATAAGATTTGATACATTTTTAGGGATGATAACAATGGTGTTGATTGAGCTAGCTTAAGTAAGATGGAGTCGATTAGTTTGAAATGGGAACGGTACACTTTGCTTTCATTAGGTGGGAAGATCAACTCAATCTTCAGTTCAgatatcaatttttcaataaatcgAGTAAGCAAAGTCTTGACCTGTGTGGTGGAAGTCAAATTCTGCAACGCGAGACCAACTGAATCATAATCAGATATGGATAATGCTAAATCAAACACACTCAAGTATAATGATTCAGCCTTCGATGGTTCATCCTTTGTGCTTTCAATTgccaatttatcaaactTCAAAGCCACTTCCATCATTTGTCTTCTTGTTACACCTGTTGTTTTTCTGACTTTGACTTGTGATATAATCAATTCAGATAATCCATGATAATATTCACCTTGAGTAGGCAAAGTATAGAAACAACTTAAGAAATGACGTAAATTTTCATCCtgtttcaatgatttcaatttggcGACATCTaggttttcaaatttgtcaaattggGAAAATGCATCATGAAATGAATTGGCATCattgttcatcaaatggATAATACCAATAAGAAATAACTCATCAACGTCattttgatccaatttgtccaaaaagaatttcttcaaatagGGACCTTGTTGGTGATTAATCAACTCAACGACAGAATTAAGAATGAAACCTTTCTTTGTCAACACGTCATTATGAAAGTAATCGTATGCGTCATTGATTCGtaaattgtcaacaagtTGCTTCAAAGTAGAGTCTTTGTTCACTATAGCTGACCAAAATAATGAATAATCAACATTACCCAATCCGTGAGACTCAAGTGAAGATTTATTGGCAGCTGATACAAAGCAAGTCTCAAATATAATTTTACTAAAGTGATATTGTTGCAATTCACGCATGGCTTGATTTAGCAAACTCAATATTTCCTCATTGACTTCACAAACCAAAAgtaaaatcaataaatctATCAATAATATACTATGTTGGTGCATTATATTTTTAAAAGTGACATATGTTGacaacttgaaaaattcaccCAACTCACCCacttgatcaacaatttcaatcaattgataatcGGCATCGGTGACCAaagattgaatgatttgtaATACATTGGGAATATCCTCTAATTCGGACATGGTTGTTTGAATCTCTTGTTGGGGTAATTTCTCACTAAGATGAGTTTGGAAAAATACATCAACTGTAGTAGCATCAAATTGACTTTGACGAGATATAATTGACTCGCTTAACCTGTGGTAAGCTTTTGCAGATAACGTAGTGCGGAATCGGTTAAACAATTGTGTTAATTTACCCTCGGGGCTTTGAAGATTTTTGCTAATTAACGATTCAAAATAGTGTGATGGTCTGAATAATCCGTACCCATTGGCATGAACTGCAATCAAATGTTTGTCAAACGAAATCAAAGCTAATGCTTCATGACTATCCTTTCTAAACTCCTCACATAGCGAATAAAGTTTAAACCAAACATGTTTGGAGGACTCAGTAGTAGAGTTGAACTCtaccaatttttttgctGATGTGCGCAAATCACCATCAAAGTCCTCATGTTGCGATTTGTAATGTTGACGTAAAATAGATAGCGAAGttgaaacaatcaaatcatcaaatcttCCTGAATCAAAAATCTCTCGACAATAGTATTCTGAGTCAAAATGAACAGAaatttcctcttcctcaTTGTGAAGTGGTGGCAGCGAcgatttgattgatgttaTTGCTCCATTATCGAAATTTATTGTATAAGTAACAAGAATAGATGATGTGTTGGATTTCCATAATACATGATTGAATAAATTACCATCAGCGTATtcagttgcaaaatcttGAATAAACCATATAgtgttttggaaagttgATTCATGGTAGAATATATCCGATGATGATAACAAAAAGTTTGGCAATTCAGgttgaaattcaaacttCGACACTTTAATTAAGGACTGTTCTTTAAATTGCCAAGTTTGGAATGTGAATCGACTCTTTTTGGAACCACCAGTTGTTGGATTGAATAGCGTGATGTAAGCCTCTCCATCGACATCAAAGATTTGGAGGTATTTTGAGGGTACAGTAGTCAACCAAATATCCTCATCCAGTCTGTCGTTTAaggatgttgatgaaacatATTGATGTTTAGCCAAACTCCATAACTTCAATTGTCTGCTCGTAGTAAGGGTGATTAAATAATCATCCGAGTTGATCAAATCCACTAtggaatttgatgaaactCCACCTAATTCAATATCCCTTTTTTTACCGCCAAATAACCCACcaagaaatgaaattggttcACTAAAAGTATAAATCTCAACAGCCGACAATGCatgttgtttttgaaaatgaagcaatCCCCCGTCTTTCAATGACACTAACACGTTTAgttcatcaattgacttTACGAGATAAGGATTTGATCtcatttcaaatgaatAAGGAACGGAAATATGACCccattcttcaaaatcaaatagcGATAATGTTTTGCTGGAAACAAATGTTTCTGTAGGTAATTTCAATGATATAAGCAAGTAATTGGAATCAATAATGTTGATGTAGATGTTTTCACTGTCGTGGTAGATATCAAAGCAACTAGTTGATGAGATCTTATGGGGCAAGTGAATCCGAATATTTTGGAACTTTAAACCTAAACTGTTCACTTTACGCTCAATTGGGGTGAGTACAATAGTTGTtaaatcattcaatattGAGCATGATACAAGCGGGATAAGTGAAGTTGAGTGAAATTTGAGTAATTGACCAGTTGCAGCAAGTTTtagatgaaattgatcattaGGGTTGTCTCTCAAAGTTGATGTTTCTGGGTACTTCAATGGTAGACTCACATCAAGTGTAGGTAGATGATTGGAGTATCCAACCACATTAGATAACGAATAAGACACATTCATACTCAGGGAGGCTTCGGTACTCAGTTGatcttttgatgaaagtttgaagaattgatgtttattgatggttttgatgaaaagaaaaaaaatattcacAATGTGAAATatcaatcatcatcataaaTATAGCTAAGAACTAACTATTCAGTATGTCTTCAGTCATTTATTACAAATTCCTACatcaaaagaacaaaagtGTAATACACTTTGATGGTACAGCAATCAgtgtatttgatttaaaACGAGATATAATCAGTCAAAACAATTTAGGTTCTGGTcaagatttcaatttacgATTATATCATTCAGAACAACCAGATTTAGAATATGAGTTGGACAATGATGTTATTCCTAGATCAAGTTATGTACTTGCTAAGCGGTCACCAGCATCGTCGAAAATGGGTAAATTCAATAATGCATCGAGATATGTTAGTGGAAAACCACGATTAAACCGAAAGGTtatcaacaccaccaatgCTAATGCATCAGCCGCCGGTAGCAATAACATGCCAACGTTGCCTCAACTAGGTGAAGATGCATCCGAAGAAGACAAGATTAAATTGatgtttgaaaatcaatcGAATGTATGGGCACAAACCCAAGATGAATTGGCACAGCACAAGATGGTTTATTATAAACCGACGgcgacaacaacaactacaaataAAGAAGATTTACCGCCACCAGGATACATTTGTTATCGATGTGGTAAAAAGGATCATTGGATTAAGAACTGTCCTACTAATAATGACCCTAATTTCGAGGGGAAGAAAATCATGAGAACTACTGGTATACCGAAATCATACCTAAAAACCatatcaaaagaagaagtgGAAAAGAACTCGGGGTCCTTCACAACGAATGAAAATGGTGATGttattgataatgatggTAACGCAATATTAATTACTGATGAAGGTGAATATGCCATTGCAATGGCTGATTCCAAGACATGGATGAATTATCAAACgaaattacaaaatgcTGCCATGAAGTCAAAACAAGAATACGAATCTCGATTAGTTGGTCTTGTTGAGAAGTATAATAAACCACAATTTCTTGATGCTTTATCATCGAGTAAAAAAGTGTTGAAACTGCCAGTCTATACAACTCCATGTTGTCCTGATTTGACTAAAGTACAGAAATTATCCAATGTATATCATAATCAagatgagattgaaaatgtattgattgaaaatgatttcCATTGTCCCAATTGTGGTAAAgatgatatatatattgatTCGTTGGTACATGCTGAATCATTAGAGAAGGAATTACAAGAATTCATCGAATCAAAAGAAGGCGAGATAGGTATGAAGGATCCAAGTAAACGATCATTGGAGGAAGTAGCTAATGATGGAAATGGGGTAGATGTTAAGAAGCAGAAATTGTAAACGTGCTACGAGTTTAATTTCATTATGGATAGAATGGTGCATACTTTGATTCAGTAACATTCCTGTATGTTTGGGACAAAAGCGTTATCATTGTTGAGGGGAGTGGGTTGACTATTTTCAGCGACAAGAATAATTGTACTGCAAATTTACTGCTTCAGAAGAAGTTATGATGACTGCagtttttttcttgttttcaatGCCAATCGAATATCAATCTGTTCAATCAACTGTTCAATTATTAACTTATGAAAACTACGCACAAAGACTGTACAATCGACATATGGGAAAGAAAGAACCACCTCTCTCTCTATCGAAAACATGTACATCCTTAACCTTGGGCAAATCGACTACTGGTGAATGAAGCAATGACTACGTAATCATAAAGCGGTATAGCTATGAACTTGATATTCGGTTTGCGGAAAGCATACACATTGTGATTGACGAGGAACAAAACTgccatcatcaacaagGCAATCGCAGCGAAAATTTTCGTGAAGTTGAGCATTGTTATAATTACTATTGTTGGTTATTggatgaaaaattaaaggggtttttaaaaataaaaaaatgaGGAAGGTGATGaactcaatttcaaaaaagagaaacaagAGGTTGTacaaaataaattaattGCTGAGAGTGTGTCAAACTTGTTGCGTATCATGAGATAGGTAATTCTTTAAATCTATTTATAAAGTTTAGTGTTGTTGTGTTTACTGTGTTTGCTGCACCTATTAAAGTTTTTAGATTCAAAGAGgtaaaaaaaagaagagaaaggCCTTCTATACACTGTGTAATGGGTAAATCGTGTGAACGTTTGAATTAGTGATCGATCTAGTGGTAGTGGTTAAAGTTCTTGTGAAAAGTTAATACCTTGAAGGCTCAAATAGAATATAACACGTGGTGAAGCTAAGTCCGGTATTGTTAGGGGGGAAAGGCTGGTGAGAAATTCATAAAGGTACACTTATATCCATATCTGTATCTATAtctatatatatttatatttATAGAATCAAAAGCGTCTTGAATCGCCTGTAACAAAcactaaaaataaaatggTCTGGTTTAGAAATTAGTAGTTCGAGGATTATTTAATTGCATGCAAAACACCTTTGAGTGGTGTGTATGTctaaaaattttcaaatataaGAACGATGGTTAGCATAGTGCACTATGTGACATATTGTTTGTGGTATTTAGGTGTATATAGTATAGTATAGTATAGTATAGCATAGTAGTATGTATTAAACATCAAGAGTCACTGGTGTATCTTGTAAACCAATTCTGTGGTTAGATGCTACCACTTGCATTTGTAGTGTTATACACGacctcttctttttcttttcatcttcctcctacattggaaaatttttcactctACTAACCactacttcttcttcttcttcttttgaaattataCATAGTTGAATATTCTAATATATCCAATTACAATTACTAATAATAAGTATGTTATCACATCAGTGTAATTGACACACTCGGCAGCTACTTCgctttattctttttgttgtttatatGAAATTATAGGATGACcaaaaataatcaaataattcaaaCTAGAGTATGTGACTAATATATATTTTGGAATGATCACAACGTTATTCAAGTTTACTGATATTTCATTAGAAGCATCAAAAGAGTTGATTACAAGTAGGAGAGTGGGTTTGGAAAAATCATTATTGGGTATCGTTACTAACAAGTTTTCTAAGATTCAAATGTGTATGTGTGATGGTTTATGAGAGCTTGTGCTCTATTTGCAGCTGCGCATAGTCTCTTGTTTCAACTACTTTGTAcaatatttgttttgtctcttgaaaaatatgatgatttaacGAAAACAAAAGCTGGAATTACTGGCTGAAATCTTATGATTGATAAAGTTTTTGCACCTTTACGCTAACTGACTAATGAAAGAGATAAACCAAGGGCttatttttgttcaaagtGGGAATAAGAAGGGACTTCAATGGACTAAGTTTTTAATACTAACTATTGATGTTTTAGATTGAAATAAGTATGTGAGATTACTCCtacattttctttttaagATGAGGAATTATTGCACTGGGCACTGATTCAGATGAGTGACAACGCATTTTATGGTGGGCCTCAGAAACCCATCGCTACTGATTTTAAAATAATTGAAGAGGTTTTTGATAATGGTTATATTTATTTCAGATTTACTAACTATCTATTGAACTAGAATCATCAGTTAATGATAATACGTCGTTTCGTTGTGGCCAATGATAGTATGTATGTATGAAGGGTCCTTTTCCTATTATTTATCTACTTTTGAAGTGATGATTTTTATCTAGATGACGAGTCAGAATCTCGGGTTTCCCGTTGATGACAAAACTTATTTTAATACCATTCATGCATTTCTGATTCAAAAAAAGTAACATATACATTGAGGATTATTGACTAACTAAAATTTTAGCAAGGGGTttatgtttttgttgttgttgtttgctTATTGTTTTCCATCCATTGGAAATCAAACATTAACATGGCATTTTAGCTGAACTTTATTATACTCATTTTCCAAccaatgaatttggatttCTGAAGCTATATGTGTTTGATAAAGGATAAGGAGATTCTTTAACAggatgaatcaaattcaaaagacAAAGTAGACAAGCATATGTCTGAATAATTCTTGAAGAAAGTCTTTTAAACAAGTCTGATTAATTGTATCTCCGTACCCGAttactcaacaaaacagTAGCCCAGTTATCCCATTGCATAATGATTATAGAAGTTTTACAAAGTTAAGAAGCCATGATCACCTagtgtttgattttgacaaGATAGAGTGAAGATAATACTTTAGAATTAAAAAGAGGAAAGGTTTTGGGTATTTACTCttactttttttcaaacttagttttttcttttttttttttatttttgttttgtcGTTAATGATGATTATACCACATTTTTATCACGACGGTCTTCTGTTGTTATTCAAGGACATGTTAATCCTTgaatattgatgataatttCGGCCTTGACCGGCCGTGGTTCCTGATTagacaaagaaaaagaaaaagaaaaagaagagaaaagattgaaatgAAATCCCGCCATTCTTTGTATTTTATTATTACTAACTTTTCTATAGGAAGCTAATATATAAGCATCCATTGGAGTTATATTTGTAGAACATATGTAGTAATCTCTTCGTTCTGATCTTGGTTTATTTGAATGTGTTATTTTAGGGTTTTATGTTTATTCTCTGCATAAACTAAACCTTAAGATCAAAATaagaagttgcaaaagttgcgaaatataaaaaaatgaaattgtgaatgaaaatttttttcttttttcattctaattcaacttcactccttctttctttctatttcaataacttcaaAACACTCAATGGCATGGTCGAGTCATAATTAAATGGTATGTTTCTAACATCGAGCATTTAAATGATCTTTCGGGGGATCTTTCTCAAGATGTATCTTTATAAAAATATGATGTCTTATATTTCTTACATATCATGAGGTTTTGCCAATGATATACAAAAACTAAAACGATTTGCATGTCAGTCTGATTTGATAAAGGCATTCTTTAAGGAGCGAGTTGAAGGAAGTCATTTTAAGGATAAGTTTGAATATGATGGATTACTAActgtttgtttattttcctttttactgatatttttgattttgagatGATTGACCAACAAAAGAGGAATGGGAAATCTTTTGGGAACTAACGCGACGGAAATCTACGTTGGACCCAGTTCTTTGAGAATTGTATAAAGGGTCACCGCTTTCAGGTCACCGTTTACTggtaaaaatttttttttgaaagaattgtCTGTCAGTGAGTATGACGAAAGTACATTAGTCTCAGGGAGCTCTCTCTATATTTCTATACCTCTTTGTCTGTTCAGCTCGCCACTAACACTCAATCAACTTTCGGAAGAGATATCACTATCAAAAGACTTCTTATGAGTAAATAAGGTTGTTGGTGAAGTGCATCTACTCGAGTTTTCATAAATGTACCTGTAACTCGTATTATCAGTAAAAGTTTCTTGTGGCCGAAACAGCTAATATGTTACaccaatgaagaaattgttcGACATATCAACCATACTGCAGTTAGTAGATACTGATCAAACCGTACATGCTCTGATAAACTACACCATTTTATAATGAAGACTCAATATGataaaaatacaaaatcaaacaatatATACACACTGGATATAGAAAAACTATAACCACACCAGTGAAAAGTATTCTTCTAAATAGTTAAAAACTGTGACAAGCACCAGTGGAAGTGAAGataaaacaaataaaacaGCACCAAGTCAATAATAGACCACATCAGTGGTCCGTTCTCCCatgaataaaaaaaataaggTTTCTCAAAATTCTTCATTAAACTTTAATTCACCATACCTAGCTTGAAACTGAGCAATTTCCGGTTCTGCGCCACCATTATTGGAACCTTGAAACTTCCTCTTCAATGGATTATTAAAACTTGAGCTATTATCATATTCTCCAATAGTTTGAATAGGAGCATTATTGATCTTGTGATAACTATCCCATTCTTCTAAATTCGATACTGTTCTTGTGGAAtccgatgatgataaaCTTGGTGGTTGATTGTTTAAAGTAGCTGGTAATGGAACACGTTGATAGTTGCCCAAGAAGTTGGTAGCTTGACCTTGGTTGTACCCTTCACTTACAGCTTTTCTGATTCTCATTGCTACCGATGGAAGTGGGGAGTCTGCTCCATATGGTTTGGCTGATTCGGTGGAAGTGGCTGTGGTTGGATCGTGTAATGCCGGTCTTTTGAATGTTCTCATTGTTGGTAGTGGTTTTATAGTTGTAACGTTGGATTACGCGTATATCTTCTGGTGTTGTATTTGTCTGATTGGGATGTGCGCGTATGTGTATGTCTCTGTTTGTGATGTGTGTGGTGTGTGGTGTGTGTGGTGTGTGTGGTGCGTGTGGTGCGTGTGcgtatgtgtgtgtgtgtgtctGTTTTGTGGTTATGACGTAGTTGGTATGATAATCTGGTGATTCTTGTGGTCTTCCGTTTACTCTTTCTGTGATTCGTTGgtttctttctctttcttgttCTCTCCCCCCCTTTCacaaaaattttattttttctttggttCTGTATGAGTTGCCCAATTGGGACAAATTAAATTAGAAGGTCGTGTACTGTAATACAAATTCTGTTAACTTCCTTATTGAGAATACACCGATGTTATTCGGTATCAATTACCATTAACTGACTCCTAATTACCACGTCAATAATAAAATGAAATAAATACGGAGTAGCGTTGATCATCAATTtaaatatcaacaattttgcaattgccTTACGCTCGATTTTTCATTAATTCATACTccatatatatatataaatacaCCTTATTTCCACTTAAATTTCACACAATTGAAGTTAACAAAAGTAAACTACACAACTACTACAATGCCCTCTTCAACCACCCCAGATTTCAAAGTGTCTTCAAAACAAGCGCAAGATTATGAATCACAGTATTCAGCTCATAATTATCATCCATTGCCGGTAGTATTCTCAAAGGCATCTGGCGCTCATGTATGGGATCCCGAGGGAAAAGAATATTTGGATTTCCTTTCTGCTTACTCGGCAGTGAATCAAGGTCATTGTCACCccaaaatcattgaagcTTTAATTGATCAAGCTTCAAAATTAACTTTATGTTCAAGAGCATTTTCGTCTGATGTATTTGGCGTTTATGCCAAGTACATTACTGAATATTTCAACTATGAAATGGTATTACCTATGAACACTGGTGCTGAAGCGGTGGAAACAG
The Candida orthopsilosis Co 90-125, chromosome 5 draft sequence genome window above contains:
- a CDS encoding Nup120 protein (S. cerevisiae homolog NUP120 has role in mRNA export from nucleus, nuclear pore organization, chromosome localization and localizes to Nup107-160), which produces MNVSYSLSNVVGYSNHLPTLDVSLPLKYPETSTLRDNPNDQFHLKLAATGQLLKFHSTSLIPLVSCSILNDLTTIVLTPIERKVNSLGLKFQNIRIHLPHKISSTSCFDIYHDSENIYINIIDSNYLLISLKLPTETFVSSKTLSLFDFEEWGHISVPYSFEMRSNPYLVKSIDELNVLVSLKDGGLLHFQKQHALSAVEIYTFSEPISFLGGLFGGKKRDIELGGVSSNSIVDLINSDDYLITLTTSRQLKLWSLAKHQYVSSTSLNDRSDEDIWLTTVPSKYLQIFDVDGEAYITLFNPTTGGSKKSRFTFQTWQFKEQSLIKVSKFEFQPELPNFLLSSSDIFYHESTFQNTIWFIQDFATEYADGNLFNHVLWKSNTSSILVTYTINFDNGAITSIKSSSPPLHNEEEEISVHFDSEYYCREIFDSGRFDDLIVSTSLSILRQHYKSQHEDFDGDLRTSAKKLVEFNSTTESSKHVWFKLYSLCEEFRKDSHEALALISFDKHLIAVHANGYGLFRPSHYFESLISKNLQSPEGKLTQLFNRFRTTLSAKAYHRLSESIISRQSQFDATTVDVFFQTHLSEKLPQQEIQTTMSELEDIPNVLQIIQSLVTDADYQLIEIVDQVGELGEFFKLSTYVTFKNIMHQHSILLIDLLILLLVCEVNEEILSLLNQAMRELQQYHFSKIIFETCFVSAANKSSLESHGLGNVDYSLFWSAIVNKDSTLKQLVDNLRINDAYDYFHNDVLTKKGFILNSVVELINHQQGPYLKKFFLDKLDQNDVDELFLIGIIHLMNNDANSFHDAFSQFDKFENLDVAKLKSLKQDENLRHFLSCFYTLPTQGEYYHGLSELIISQVKVRKTTGVTRRQMMEVALKFDKLAIESTKDEPSKAESLYLSVFDLALSISDYDSVGLALQNLTSTTQVKTLLTRFIEKLISESKIELIFPPNESKVYRSHFKLIDSILLKLAQSTPLLSSLKMYQILSSWRLFGCCTTRSQLGDQRGSCEALYQFIQRYKNEITTIDKASKFQVLQMYLLILNNLKSFDDVDDQWFFNSASDAESSSSSSIITANRIQIEYLEWMKNLETDLSTLE
- a CDS encoding cleavage and polyadenylation factor — encoded protein: MSSVIYYKFLHQKNKSVIHFDGTAISVFDLKRDIISQNNLGSGQDFNLRLYHSEQPDLEYELDNDVIPRSSYVLAKRSPASSKMGKFNNASRYVSGKPRLNRKVINTTNANASAAGSNNMPTLPQLGEDASEEDKIKLMFENQSNVWAQTQDELAQHKMVYYKPTATTTTTNKEDLPPPGYICYRCGKKDHWIKNCPTNNDPNFEGKKIMRTTGIPKSYLKTISKEEVEKNSGSFTTNENGDVIDNDGNAILITDEGEYAIAMADSKTWMNYQTKLQNAAMKSKQEYESRLVGLVEKYNKPQFLDALSSSKKVLKSPVYTTPCCPDLTKVQKLSNVYHNQDEIENVLIENDFHCPNCGKDDIYIDSLVHAESLEKELQEFIESKEGEIGMKDPSKRSLEEVANDGNGVDVKKQKL
- a CDS encoding Tap42 protein (S. cerevisiae homolog TAP42 has role in TOR signaling cascade, positive regulation of transcription from RNA polymerase I promoter and localizes to soluble fraction, peripheral to membrane of membrane fraction), whose amino-acid sequence is MSETKDLNQLTVSERFQLARGRYEDINNNTTDRQDSLEYQQRLQDLITEFELILQIVQSLALFSDNERLSELTTSYIPYLNLWFYLSQLYSKLQLKQGTISLDSKSGYLKLAKSYALEFLTNLQNYRILDQDQAQRLKLFDKGEEIIMSPQLKRQEKIDNYKKEQQLHHQLAVLTDLKHDLNERFEDETLKAIYIDQLKFHILKAFDSIGLITMELEVLSNRPPPGSTNSHDATAENDGRVANSTTDSTGFTTKIEQRPAKQISDLISKQGKVLQPFTITSKSQLRNRVFGTGQVLPSMTVEEYLDYELANGKMMKEEVKDVSKGPDYESDEDDEAQLEKRRWDDWKDENPRGAGNMKANIG